One genomic window of Globicephala melas chromosome 8, mGloMel1.2, whole genome shotgun sequence includes the following:
- the SC5D gene encoding lathosterol oxidase, which produces MDLVLNAADYYFFTPYIYPATWPEDSIFRQAVSLLIITNLGAYILYFLFATLSYYFVYDHSLMKHPQFLKNQVYREIMHSVQSMPWISLPTVSVFLLEVRGYSKLYDSIEEFPYGWLRFVASVLSFLFFTDMLIYWIHRGLHHRLVYKHLHKPHHIWKIPTPFASHAFHPLDGFLQGLPYHIYPFIFPLHKVVYLGLYVLVNIWTISIHDGDFRVPHIFRPFINGSAHHTDHHMLFDYNYGQYFTLWDRIGGSFKNPSSFEGNGPLNYVKRMTEENRNSHAVSGCKNEKLFNGEFKKTE; this is translated from the exons ATGGATCTTGTACTCAATGCtgcagattattatttttttacaccaTACATATATCCAGCCACGTGGCCAGAGGACAGCATCTTCCGACAAGCTGTCAGTCTCCTGATTATAACAAATCTCGGTGCTTATATCCTTTATTTCTTATTCGCAACGCTGAGTTATTATTTTGTCTATGATCATTCATTAATGAAACacccacaatttttaaag AACCAAGTCTATCGAGAGATTATGCATTCTGTCCAGTCAATGCCATGGATAAGCCTCCCCACGGTCTCAGTGTTCCTGCTAGAGGTGAGAGGTTACAGCAAACTGTATGACAGCATAGAGGAGTTTCCGTACG GCTGGCTTCGATTCGTTGCTAGTGTactgtcctttctctttttcactgaCATGCTGATCTACTGGATTCACAGAGGCCTTCATCATAGACTTGTGTATAAG cACTTACACAAACCTCATCATATCTGGAAGATTCCAACTCCATTTGCAAGTCATGCTTTTCATCCTCTGGATGGCTTCCTTCAGGGTCTACCTTACCACATATACCCGTTTATCTTCCCATTACACAAGGTAGTTTATTTAGGTTTGTACGTCTTGGTCAACATCTGGACAATTTCTATTCATGATGGTGATTTTCGTGTTCCCCATATCTTCAGGCCATTTATTAATGGCTCAGCTCATCATACAGACCACCACATGCTCTTTGACTATAACTATGGACAGTATTTCACATTGTGGGATAGAATTGGAGGCTCATTCAAAAATCCCTCCTCCTTTGAAGGGAACGGACCACTTAATTATGTGAAGAGGATGACAGAAGAAAACCGCAACAGCCATGCAGTAAGTggttgtaaaaatgaaaaattattcaatGGAGAGTTTAAAAAAACTGAGTAG